One Candidatus Eremiobacterota bacterium genomic window carries:
- a CDS encoding helix-turn-helix transcriptional regulator, whose translation MLLLCRCLSEVDKHKKGQVASAYFSTLFVHCFERTCILVYGGEAMRSKCSRPPVEPLSARILRLRIARGYSADELAVLAQVPPGAIRRLEAGKQVDKSVLPALAAALGVSYCFLICGEHSCAERACISPLLIYKPSVIASLAAHAGRKAALRRRHLR comes from the coding sequence AGAAAGGCCAAGTCGCTAGCGCATATTTTTCAACACTATTTGTGCATTGCTTCGAACGCACGTGCATATTGGTGTATGGAGGCGAAGCGATGAGATCAAAGTGCTCACGTCCGCCGGTGGAACCGCTGTCTGCTCGTATCCTTCGTCTTCGAATCGCGCGCGGGTATAGTGCTGATGAGCTAGCGGTATTAGCGCAAGTGCCGCCCGGTGCGATTCGGCGACTCGAAGCGGGGAAGCAGGTGGATAAATCCGTCTTGCCGGCTCTCGCCGCAGCGCTCGGCGTGTCCTATTGTTTTCTCATCTGCGGCGAGCATAGCTGCGCCGAGCGCGCTTGCATCTCACCGCTGCTCATTTACAAGCCAAGCGTGATCGCATCGTTGGCGGCGCATGCCGGCCGAAAGGCCGCACTGAGACGCCGGCACTTACGGTAA